One segment of Candidatus Babeliales bacterium DNA contains the following:
- the dnaK gene encoding molecular chaperone DnaK yields MKKIIGIDLGTTNSVVSFMEGGNSKVILSKEGTNTIPSIVAFTKDGKRLVGHIAKRQAVTNPENTIYSAKRFVGRKYDEMINEIKNMPYKIVKRANGDISIMAQGKEYSPQEISAAILSLIKQTAEEYLGGKITEAVITVPAHFNDAQRQATKDAGKIAGLEVKRIINEPTAAALAYGLDKKKSGTIAVFDFGGGTFDISILDISDGVIEVKSTNGDTHLGGDDIDQKLIDYLVDEFKKEQGIDLRNDKMALQRLKEAAEKAKKELSVIEETEINLPYITADATGPKHLNIKISRSKLESLCSDLFKRLLEPCKQAMADAKISKDKIDEVILVGGSTRMPKVQQLVKDFFGKEPNKSVNPDEVVSVGAAIQGGVLAGEVTDVLLLDVTPLSLGIETLGGVVTKLIERNTTIPTRKSQVFSTAENNQTAVDIRVFQGEREFAKDNKMLGQFRLEGLPPAPRGVPQVEVAFDIDANGIVNVSAKDKATGKEQQITITSGGGLSKEEIDRMVNEAKSHEQEDKQARELIEKRNRLDGSILEIEKSLTENKDKLAETDVQNVQQAIEKAKTALKEHESNAEELEKATNELSQTWYKVAENLYKQSGTPGAEQASQEQQPDESKDKSGQGPIDTDIS; encoded by the coding sequence ATGAAAAAAATTATTGGCATCGATTTGGGGACAACAAACTCAGTTGTGTCTTTTATGGAAGGTGGCAATTCAAAAGTTATCCTGAGCAAAGAAGGCACAAATACTATTCCCTCAATCGTTGCATTCACTAAAGATGGCAAACGCCTAGTAGGCCATATCGCAAAACGCCAAGCAGTCACTAATCCAGAAAATACCATATATTCTGCTAAACGCTTCGTTGGCCGCAAATATGATGAAATGATTAATGAAATCAAAAATATGCCATATAAAATAGTTAAGCGTGCAAATGGCGATATCAGTATTATGGCACAAGGCAAAGAATATTCACCGCAAGAAATATCAGCAGCAATATTAAGTTTAATTAAACAGACGGCAGAAGAATACCTTGGCGGCAAAATTACTGAAGCGGTTATTACTGTCCCTGCGCATTTTAATGATGCACAACGTCAAGCAACTAAGGATGCAGGCAAAATTGCAGGATTAGAAGTTAAACGAATTATCAATGAGCCAACCGCAGCAGCACTTGCATATGGATTAGATAAAAAGAAAAGCGGAACTATTGCCGTATTCGATTTTGGTGGCGGCACCTTTGATATCTCAATCTTAGATATTAGCGACGGCGTTATTGAAGTAAAGTCAACCAATGGCGATACACATCTAGGTGGTGACGATATTGATCAAAAACTTATCGATTATTTAGTTGATGAATTCAAAAAAGAACAAGGCATTGACTTACGCAATGATAAAATGGCTTTGCAGCGTCTAAAAGAAGCGGCAGAAAAAGCAAAAAAAGAACTTTCAGTTATTGAAGAAACTGAGATAAATTTGCCATATATCACTGCTGATGCAACTGGCCCTAAGCATTTAAATATAAAAATATCTCGATCAAAACTTGAATCATTATGCTCAGATTTATTTAAACGTTTGCTAGAACCATGTAAACAAGCCATGGCCGATGCAAAAATTTCAAAAGACAAAATTGATGAAGTTATTTTAGTTGGCGGTTCTACCCGGATGCCAAAAGTACAGCAATTAGTAAAAGACTTTTTTGGCAAAGAGCCCAATAAATCGGTAAATCCCGACGAGGTAGTTTCTGTTGGCGCTGCAATTCAAGGTGGTGTACTTGCCGGCGAAGTAACCGATGTTTTACTTCTTGATGTTACTCCTCTTTCATTAGGTATCGAAACTCTTGGTGGCGTTGTAACTAAATTGATTGAGAGAAACACCACTATTCCTACACGCAAATCGCAAGTATTCTCTACTGCAGAAAATAATCAAACTGCCGTAGATATTCGAGTATTTCAAGGAGAACGTGAATTTGCTAAAGATAACAAAATGCTTGGCCAATTCCGCCTTGAAGGATTACCACCAGCACCGCGTGGCGTTCCACAAGTTGAAGTAGCTTTTGATATCGATGCAAATGGTATTGTAAATGTATCGGCAAAAGATAAAGCAACCGGAAAAGAACAACAGATTACTATCACTTCAGGTGGCGGTTTATCGAAGGAAGAAATTGATCGCATGGTCAATGAAGCTAAATCACACGAACAAGAAGATAAACAAGCGCGAGAATTAATCGAAAAACGCAATCGCCTTGATGGTTCGATTCTTGAAATCGAAAAATCGCTTACTGAAAATAAAGATAAATTAGCTGAAACTGACGTTCAAAATGTCCAACAAGCAATTGAAAAAGCAAAAACTGCATTAAAAGAACATGAAAGCAATGCTGAAGAGCTTGAAAAAGCAACTAATGAGTTGAGCCAAACCTGGTATAAAGTAGCAGAAAATCTATATAAACAATCAGGCACTCCAGGAGCAGAACAGGCCTCTCAAGAGCAACAACCAGATGAATCAAAAGATAAATCCGGCCAAGGACCTATAGATACTGATATTAGCTAA
- a CDS encoding oligosaccharide flippase family protein: MNTQQIFYQFNTSINWNGFFYIAQKISYTFLTFILYRTLTSTEFAAWANINSIIFLILLWIDFGFRKSVPRYIPEFAKNKTAHQNFIIAILLTQTCLIIIMIPILNIATNYSGALLNLSINMHISAISISMLFAAEGILAILRLIFHAHFWQKQFNSINAFFLMIETLSSFIAIHYYSGNALLNSIITNKIGASLATIIFSLFRLPHLYKQIMPQTEVPIPSKLLSKQFVIHSAVMWINTALRSLSERNFMIPIITYNMGPEMAGMYKIANDGALVFQRIIIKTIGTSDTSLLAHIYTLPNKTKLMEIAFEKLTTKVASLCFPFFGLFILFAYFIMNHINDHVIIKLFCIITGSYLLEIMLLAYERLLEVERSYRFLMAVYITYAIMFFFILWFNKRALIGFIETIALVSIVRLVSLLIMYYTVYRTYHFTSKLQDVIPIAIRTSLLVFIFYFITTKVPLAHSFSIWFLRVVMNY; this comes from the coding sequence ATGAATACGCAACAAATTTTTTACCAATTTAATACCAGTATTAATTGGAACGGTTTTTTTTATATCGCACAAAAAATTAGTTATACATTTTTAACTTTTATATTATATCGCACTCTTACCTCAACAGAATTTGCCGCATGGGCAAATATTAATAGTATCATCTTTCTTATCTTGTTATGGATAGATTTTGGTTTCAGAAAATCAGTCCCTCGCTATATTCCTGAGTTTGCAAAAAATAAAACCGCTCATCAGAATTTTATAATTGCCATCCTACTTACCCAAACTTGTTTAATTATAATAATGATACCAATATTAAACATTGCAACCAATTATTCGGGAGCACTCCTAAACCTAAGCATAAATATGCACATTTCTGCTATTAGCATATCAATGCTTTTTGCTGCTGAAGGGATCTTGGCCATATTACGTCTTATCTTTCATGCACATTTTTGGCAAAAACAATTTAATAGTATCAATGCATTTTTTCTTATGATAGAAACATTGAGCAGTTTCATAGCGATCCATTACTATAGCGGCAACGCCCTTTTAAATAGTATTATCACTAATAAAATAGGCGCAAGTCTCGCAACTATAATTTTTTCATTATTTCGGTTGCCACATTTATATAAACAAATAATGCCACAAACAGAAGTTCCTATCCCTTCAAAGCTTTTAAGTAAACAGTTTGTAATCCATTCAGCAGTGATGTGGATAAATACGGCATTAAGAAGTTTGTCTGAACGTAATTTTATGATTCCGATTATTACCTATAATATGGGCCCAGAAATGGCTGGTATGTATAAAATTGCCAATGATGGTGCATTAGTATTTCAGCGTATAATTATAAAAACTATTGGTACGAGCGATACTTCACTCCTTGCTCACATATATACTTTGCCTAACAAGACAAAACTTATGGAGATTGCCTTCGAAAAATTAACGACGAAGGTTGCTTCGCTCTGCTTTCCATTTTTTGGTTTATTTATATTGTTTGCGTATTTTATTATGAATCATATAAACGACCATGTGATTATCAAATTATTTTGTATCATTACAGGAAGTTACCTTTTAGAAATTATGTTGCTGGCTTATGAGCGACTGCTTGAAGTAGAACGATCGTATCGCTTTTTAATGGCTGTTTATATTACTTATGCAATTATGTTCTTTTTTATATTATGGTTTAATAAGAGAGCGTTAATTGGTTTTATAGAAACTATTGCGCTCGTGAGTATCGTACGATTGGTTAGTTTATTAATAATGTATTATACCGTTTATCGCACGTATCATTTTACCAGTAAATTGCAGGATGTTATTCCTATCGCAATAAGAACAAGTTTACTTGTTTTTATTTTTTATTTCATCACCACAAAGGTTCCTCTAGCTCATAGTTTTTCCATATGGTTCTTAAGAGTAGTAATGAATTATTAA
- a CDS encoding CarD family transcriptional regulator: MFINYKVFDIMLYLNGTGKSSVDVGCHGLKKKEFPMFNLGDRVVYPGHGVAHINQVIKKVIGGQVTTFYELKFINKDMTILIPTTGSSTIGVRPLSSSDSINDIFSFLAQSVKKIKSSEVIINWKQRNKEYQSKLRTGKLKDISEIYRELKHIEQYKELSFCEKSLLQQTESLLVEEIALVKKFGPEKAVEYLRSIFNPHQGASMVMQKAL, translated from the coding sequence ATGTTTATAAATTACAAAGTTTTTGACATTATGTTATACTTAAATGGTACAGGTAAAAGTTCTGTTGATGTAGGTTGTCATGGGCTTAAAAAAAAGGAATTCCCTATGTTCAATCTTGGTGATAGAGTTGTTTACCCTGGGCATGGTGTCGCACACATTAATCAGGTTATTAAAAAAGTAATTGGTGGACAAGTAACAACATTTTATGAATTAAAATTTATCAACAAAGATATGACTATTTTAATACCAACAACCGGTTCCTCTACGATCGGTGTACGACCGCTTAGCTCAAGCGATAGTATTAACGATATTTTCTCTTTTCTTGCACAATCAGTGAAAAAAATTAAATCTTCTGAAGTTATCATTAATTGGAAGCAGCGAAATAAAGAGTACCAATCAAAACTGCGGACCGGCAAGCTTAAAGATATTTCAGAAATTTATCGTGAATTAAAACATATTGAACAATACAAGGAACTTTCATTTTGCGAAAAAAGTTTACTGCAGCAAACCGAATCACTACTAGTTGAAGAGATAGCTTTAGTAAAAAAATTTGGACCAGAAAAAGCAGTCGAATATCTCAGATCAATTTTTAATCCTCATCAAGGAGCTTCAATGGTTATGCAGAAAGCTTTGTAA